The Nakamurella antarctica genomic interval TTTTTCCTGGCGATAGGTCTTGAGCGCGCTATCAACTTCGTCGGCCAGCCAGAGCAGGGCAAGTTCGCGCAGCGCGGTCAGATTGCCCAAGCGGAAGTAATTGGACAAGGCAGCATCAACCCGCAGCGCGGGATAGACGTGTCCGTCCGCCAACCTGGTGCGCAGCGCAGCCGGCGCAAGGTCCACCACCTCGATCTGGTCTGCGGCACGCAACACCGTGTCTGGCACTGTTTCTCGTTGCGGGACACCGGTAATCTTGCGCACCACATCGTTGAGCGACTCGATGTGCTGAATGTTGACGGTGGACACTACGTCAATACCGGCGTCGAGCAGAGAATTCACGTCCTGCCAGCGCTTCTCGTGATCAGAGCCGGGTGCGTTGGTATGAGCGAGTTCATCAACGAGAGCAATATCAGGCTTGCGTGCGATAACCGCGGCCAAATCCATCTCAGCAAGCTCGACGCCGCGGTGGGACACCACCATGCGGGGCACGATCTCTAGGCCTTCGAGCACCGCAGTCGTGCCGGCGCGGCCGTGGGTTTCCACAACCGCGACGACCACGTCCCTGCCTTCGGCGAGCAGCCGTTTGCCATCTTCGAGCATGGTGTAGGTTTTGCCGACCCCGGGCGCAGCTCCGAGCAGAACCCGCAGCTGACCGCGTTTCATTGACTACCCGCCGATTTGCTCAAGCGCGATATTAAGTTCCAGCACATTGACAGTCTCCTCACCCAGAAACCCCAGGTTACGGCTCGCGATGTGATCGGTGACGAGCGCTTGCATTTGGGCCAGCGGGATTCCCCGAGCAGCGGCCACCCGATTTGCTTGCAGCAGCGCATATTCCTTGCTGATGTCAGGGTCCAATCCGGAGGAGGAAGCCGTCAGCGCATCGGCCGGAATCGAGGCCGGGTCGACGTTATTGAAGGCGGCGATCTCTGCCTTACGCTTGGTAATGGCAGCGATCAAATCGGCATTTTCCGGCCCGAAGTTACTGCCCCCCGAAGCAGAACTGTCGTAGCCATTCCCGGCAGCCGAGGGCCGCGGCTGGAAAAACTGGGGTAGTGGATTGCCATCGGTGTCCGAAAAGGACTGCCCGATCAGGGAAGAGCCCACTGCCCTATCCCCAACGGTGACCAACGATCCGTTCGCTGTTTTGTTAAACAGCGTTTGTCCAATGCCGAGGATTACCAGCGGATAGAGCAAGCCCAATCCCACGGTCAACACCAGCATGGCGCGCAGCGCAACCCCGTAGGGCCGCACCGAAGCCTGAAATCTACTCATCTAAGTCAGCTCTCTTTTTACTCGCATGATCAGAAACCGGGAATCAGGCTGACGACAAGGTCGATCAGTTTGATCCCGACAAAGGGTGCGACGATCCCGCCGACGCCGTATACCAACAGGTTTCGGCTCAGGACCTTCGACGCGGACGCCGGGCGGTACTTCACCCCGCGCAACGCGAGCGGGATCAGCACCACGATGATGATGGCGTTGAAGATGATGGCCGAGAGAATCGCCGACGCCGGTGAACTCAAACTCATAATGTTCAGGCGGTCGAGTGCGGGGAACACCCCAGCGAACATTGCAGGGATAACCGCAAAATATTTGGCGATGTCGTTGGCGATGGAGAATGTCGTCAACGCGCCCCGGGTAATCAAAAGCTGCTTGCCGATGCGGACGATGTCGATCAACTTCGTCGGGTCAGAGTCCAGATCGACCATGTTGCCGGCCTCTTTGGCTGCCGAGGTACCGGTATTCATCGCCACACCCACATCTGCCTGGGCCAGGGCGGGCGCGTCATTCGTACCGTCGCCCGTCATTGCGACAAGGTTTCCGCCGGCCTGCTCTTTGCGGATCAGCGCGAGCTTGTCCTCCGGAGTGGCCTCGGCAAGAAAATCGTCGATCCCCGCCTCGGCAGCGATGGCCTTGGCGGTGAGAGCGTTGTCCCCGGTGATCATCACCGTGCGAATACCCATTGCCCGCAGCTCCGAGAAGCGTTCGGCTATTCCTTCTTTCACGATGTCCTTGAGTCGAACCACACCCAGGATGCGCCCCGCGCCATCAGCATCCTTGGTGGCAACGACCAGGGGGGTGCCACCGTCGTTGGAGATCAACTCCACGCGTTCGGCGAGGGCGAGTTGGACGGGCTCGGTGAGTGGCTCCGATTCGCTGATCCAGCTCATAACGGCTGAGCCAGCTCCCTTGCGTACCTGCCCACCAGCGGCGAGATCGATGCCGCTCATACGGGTTTGGGCGGTGAACGGCACCACCTCCCCCGCTGCTGGTTCGTTGGCCGTGACATCGCAGCCGATGGCTAAATCGACGATGGATTTTCCCTCGGGGGTGGGGTCGCTTAGGGACGACAATGCTGCGGCCCTGATCAGCTCGCCCTGCGAAACACCCGGCATGGCAACGAATTCCGTTGCCTGCCGATTGCCATAGGTGATGGTGCCGGTCTTGTCGAGCAGCAAAGTGGTGATATCTCCGGCGGCCTCGACGGCGCGGCCGGACATCGCCAACACGTTTCGTTGCACCAAGCGGTCCATTCCGGCAATACCGATGGCTGAAAGCAAGGCGCCAATGGTGGTCGGAATGAGACAGACCAACAACGCCACCAACACCGGAATGCTGACCGTGGCCGCGGAATACCCCGCAATGGGATTCAAAGTCAAAGCCACCACGACGAAGATGATGGAAAGGCTTGCCAACAAGATGTTGAGAGCGATCTCGTTCGGCGTCTTCTGCCGCGACGCGCCCTCGACGAGGCCGATCATCCGGTCCACGAACGTTTCGCCCGGCTTACTGGTGATTTGTATCACCACCCGGTCGGATAGCACGCGAGTGCCACCGGTCACCGCGCTGCGATCCCCGCCGGATTCGCGCACCACGGGGGCCGACTCGCCGGTGATGGCCGATTCGTCGACAGAGGCGATACCCCACACGATGTCGCCGTCACCGGGGATCAGTTCTCCCGCAATCACGACGACATGGTCACCGAGCTGCAGATCTGCCGACGAGATCGGTTCTACGACAGCACTTTCTGCACCGGCGTCGGTAAACGCATCGTAGGTCTGCAGCCGGTGCGCGGTAGTGCTGGTCCGGGTCTTTCGCAAGCTATCGGCCTGCGCTTTGCCGCGGCCCTCCGCCACCGCCTCCGCCAAGTTGGCGAAAATGACGGTGAGCCAGAGCCAGCCCGCGATCGCCCACGTGAAAGAGGCGGGGATCTCGGACCCACCGGAGCTCTGGGGTCCGCCGGTGAATGGTTCGGCGATGGCCAGCGCAGTGGTGAGAACGGCGCCGACCTCCACGATAAACATCACCGGGTTCCGCCACATTTGACGGGGATCCAGCTTGCGCAGTGCGCCGGGGAGAGCTGCTACCAAGTGCGCGAGATCGAAGGCGCCGCTGGAAGTTTTCTTCGTGCCATCGTGCTCGATGTGCGGATCGGTGGGCGCGGTCAAGGAAGTAGTTGACATGTGTTTAGGACAGCCCTTCAGCTAGCGGCCCCAGCGCAAGTACGGGGAAAAAGGTGAGTGCGGTGATGATGAGGGTGACGCCGATGAGCAGCCCCACGAATAGTGGCCGATGGGTCGGCAGCGTGCCCGACGTGGCGGGCACCTTGTCCTGCTTTGCCAGGGATCCGGCAAGAGCAAGGACGAACACTATGGGCAGGAAACGTCCGAGAATCATGACCAGGCCCAGCGCGGTATTGAACCACGGAGTGTTTGCCGTCAGGCCAGCAAAGGCCGACCCGTTGTTATTGGCCGCAGAAGTAAAGGCGTACAACACTTCTGAGAGTCCGTGTAGGCCCGGATTGAGAATCGACGTGCTTTCGACGTCACTCCTGATGGCCGGTATGCCGAAGCTGAGGGCGGTGCCCACCAGAACCAATGTCGGCATCACCAGAATGTAGAGGCTCGCGAGCTTTATCTCGCGTGGGCCAATCTTCTTGCCGAGGTACTCGGGGGTGCGGCCAACGAGCAGTCCAGAAATGAAGACCGCGATCACCGCCAGCACCAACATTCCGTACAACCCCGACCCAACACCTCCGGGTGCCACCTCGCCCAATTGCATATTGAGCATCGGGATCATTCCGCCGAACGCTGTGTAGGAGTCGTGCATGGAATTGACCGCGCCAGTCGACGTCAACGTGGACGTCGTCCCGAACAACGTCGATGCGGCAATACCGAACCGTTGCTCCTTGCCTTCCATGGCGCCGCCGGCAAGCAGTGTCGCGGTACCCGCGCCGCGGGACTCGAAGATCGTCAACGCCGCCAAAGATGCGACGTAGATCGTGGACATCACGGCGAGGATGGCATAGCCCTGCTTGCGATCACCGACTATGGTGCCGAAGGTGCGCGGCAAGCTGAACGGGATGGCGAGCATCAAGATGATCTCGAACATGTTGGACCACCCGTTGGGATTCTCGAACGGGTGCGAGGAGTTGGCGTTGAAGAAACCACCACCGTTGGTGCCGAGTTCTTTGATCGCCTCCTGCGACGCTACGGGTCCGCCCGGCAGGGACTGCGCGCCGCCACTGAGGGTGGTGATGTCGGTGAACCCATTGAGGTTTTGAATCACACCCGCTGCGATCAGCACCACGGCGGAGACGATCGCCAACGGCAACAGAATTCGCAGCGTGCCGCGGGTGAGGTCCACCCAGAAGTTGCCCAGTGTCCCCGACTTGCGAAGTACGAGGCCCCTTACTAGAGCAATTGCCACCGCAATGCCGACGGCAGCGGAGACAAAGTTCTGCACCGCAAGACCGAACAGTTGGACGACGTATCCCAGTGTGACGTCGGGTGAGTACGACTGCCAGTTGGTGTTGGTAACGAAGGACGCCGCGGTGTTGAAGGATAAGCCAGGGGGAACGGGCGGGAAACCGAGTGAATATGGGAGGACTGCTTGGAGTCGCTGAATCCCGTAGACCAGCAGAACACCCACCACCGAAAAGGCGAGGACCCCGCGGAAGTATGCCGACCAGGTCTGCTCGGCGGCCGAATCAACTCCAATAATGCGATAGAAGCCCCGCTCTACGCGCAGGTCCTTCCGCGACGTGAAGGTCTTTGCCATGTAGTCCCCGAGCGGCCGGTACAACACCGCTAAAACGACAACAAGCAGTGCTGCTTGAGCAATAGTGGCGCCAATATTCATCAGAATTTCTCCGGTTTCACCAGTGCGTACACCAGGTAAATCACCGAGATGATGCCCAGTGCTCCAGCGAGGAAGTTGAAGAACGTCATAGCTTCTCGACTCCCTTGGCTACTAGGCCAATCAGCGCGAACACGCCCAGAATGACGACGATGTACACCACATCAAGCACGGAATACCCTTTTCCTTCATCACGGACGTTCCGGACGGAAGCGCCGATGCCGTAGCGGCACGGTGATGATTGAACGCGGAAATTGTCGACGCGCTAGCGGTCCTTACGGTTCCCCTACGGCTGCGTCCGAGAACCTAACGGTTTCCCTACAACGTCGCATGCCGAGCAGTGTGCTTGCCTGGATGAAAGTCGCACCCACCCAAAAACGGCCTGCCGAAGATCTCGTCTTCACGAGGTCTTCGACAGGCCTTGGAGTCAGTCTCAGGTGATGCCAGCTCAGCTGTTCAGCTCGAAGAAACTGGGCAGAAAAAATGCGAGAGGCAGCCATGCGCGGCCAGGGCGCGCAAAGGCCATCAAAAACGTGCTCACCACGATCAACCCCACACCGATGAACGTGCCCTGCATCCCCCGATCGATCCCGATGGCGCACTGCGGACCGGAACACATCTGAGCGACAGGCCCGAGAAGCACGGTTCCAAAGACGCCTATCAAGCCGCCCAGCAGGAAATGGATTCCCAGGACGAGCGACACCCTGCCGAGAATGCCGAACGTGAGAACCCGAACCAGCGATGCACCTTGGAGATTCCGAGTCAGCGCGGTGACGAGAAATCCAATAATAAGTAGGGTCAGAAGCGCCAAGGCCCCGACGGCGACGTAGATGTCCCAGCGAACGACTCCGGTGGCACCTTCAAGGGTTGCGCCCGTGAGAGTTGCCTGCATGAAGGATGTTCCACTCAGGTTGGTCTGATCCATCACGGCGTTCGTGAGGTTTGTCTGCGTCAACTTAGCTTTCGAAAGGTCGGCGCCGGTGAAGACCGCGCCGCCGGCCTCTGCCTGCCCTAAATCGGCGCCGACCAATGAACTCCCGGTGAGGTTTGCCCCGACCAGGGTGGCTTGCACCAGATCGGCACCCGCCAGGTCCGCACCCGTCAGGTTTGCTTTAGAGAAGTTGGCTTGACTCAATTCTGCGCCAGCAAGCTTGGCTCCGGTGAGATTGGCTCCGACGAAATTGACCTGGCCCAGCCGTAGGCCCACGAAAGATGCACCACGCAAATCTGCGCAGCTAAAGTTGGGTCGCTGCGACACTTCGGCGGCGGTAAACACGTGCTTCGCCATTTGTACACCGCTCAGTGGAGCACACGCCTGTGGGGCTGCACTGGAAGCCATCGCCTGGCTACCGATTAACAGCGCAGCAAGGCTTGCCAGCGACGCAAGAGCGGCGCGGCGGACAAGACGAGTGGCGCGCCCTCGTTCACGAGGAATAGGGGTGAAAAATGTACGCACGAAGATTTCCTTAGGGTCGACACTGTTGTCGACTTCAGCGTGCAGCAGAACCGCCAGCGAGAACACGGTGCCCGCGCCACAAAGTACTACAGATGTAGCTACTCACCGGTCGTGGTGTCGACACCACTACAAACGTTGTGCCTTGCTATTTCGCGGCGCCCTGCAGCGAAACATCCTGGCGCCTTTCGCTCACGCGGCGTCTCAATCGGGTATCAAGAATCAGGCCAAATCCGAGCAGAGCGACTGCAACAACACCATCCAGCCACCAGTGATGTCCCGTAGCAGCAACGACGAACACCGTCACGGGTAGGTGCATTAGCACCACCCACCGCCAGCGACTGTCCGACATCCCGAATACGCCAAGCGCCACCACCGCCGCCCACCCCACGTGAATGGAGGGCATAGCCGCAAACTGGTCCGAGACACCTGTACCCACGGGCCCGTACACACCAAGCCCGTACTGCTGCGAGAGATCAACAAAGCCAAGCTCAGGAATGAATCGGGGCGGAGCCACTCGCACAAAGCGGATCAGTAGGCAGCCAGCGGTGACGGCGACTAGGCCATTGCGCCAGTGCGGGTAGTGATCTCGATGACGCACAAAGGCCCACACCAAAAAGATAATCAGCGCCGGCACATGGATGGTCGCGTAATAAGCATTGACGAGGCGGGCCAGCCAGTCATGCGCTACGACGAAGTGCTGCATCGATATTTCAGCGGGCAGGTGCAGTGCACGCTGCAGATGGTCTATCGACCGAGCGCGGTCCAGCGCGCCGTCTTCCTTGGTAATGGGGAGCATCCGGGCCAACCGCCACATTCCATACAGTCCGGCTAACACTGCAAATTCGTGGCAGGTGCGCATCGCGGCGGCGCGGCCCTTTGTCGACGCGAGCCGGCGCAGTAAGAGCCAAGCCACAACACTGACGAAGGCCGCTGCGAAAGCTTGATCCCACGATGGCCAATCCACTCAGTGAGTGTCCCGGATTCCAGGGATTCACGCCAAACCCGCTCCCTTCATTTTGCTCTCCACCGGCGGGCACCTCCTCAGCACGAGTCACAAGATAAAGTTGTAGCTGCACAACCGTCGGCCCCTTCCGCAGCTGCTAATTTCACGGCAGGCTAGGCCTGTGAACTCCAGCTTCGAATCCACTCCGTCTGCCAAAAAGCTCCACAATTCGTTGCCGCGTTGGCTTCCCGGACTCGCAGCTTCCGGTGTGGCCGCACTGCTCGCTTGGGGCATCCACCGCCTAGTCCCGGCGATTCCTTTACTGACTGCGGCTGTGGCGTTGGGCATCTTGGTCGCCCAACTCCCCCAGGCGCGCTCTCCGCTCTCCGGCATCCTCGCACCGGGACTGTCGTTATCGGCCAAGCGCCTGATGCGGCTGGGAGTCGTGCTCCTCGGGTTGAAACTCAGCGTGGTCGACATCTTCGGGTTGGGATGGGTGAGCATCACCTGCGTGATCGGCGTGGTCCTCATCACCTTTGGTGCGACGTGGTGGCTCGGGCGAATCTTCCGGCTGCCCGGACATCAGCCGCTGCTGATTGCGACCGGATTTGCCATCTGCGGCGCTTCCGCAATTGGCGCTATGAGCGGGGTGGTCAAGGCCAAAGATGAAGAAACTGCTACCCCCGTAGCACTTGTCACCTTGTGCGGCACCTTGGCCATCGCCGTGCTGCCAGCCCTATGGCACCCGCTGGGCCTTACGGCGGACGAGTTCGGGCACTGGGTCGGCGCAGGTGTGCATGACGTCGGCCAGGTCGTTGCCACCGCGCAAATCGCGGGCACTAGCGCCTTGGCTATCGCAATTGTCGTAAAACTAACCCGGGTATTGATGCTCGCCCCGATGGTGTCGTTAGCCGCCATCGTGGTGCGGCGCTCCACCACTAGCAACACGCATTCTCAAAGAATGCCGATCATGCCGCTGTTTGTGGCCGGATTTCTCGTCGCAGTGCTCATCCGCACCTTTATTCCACTTCCCGAACTAGCCCTCCACATCGCCGACGCCGTGCAAACTGCGCTGCTGGCCATGGCGCTTTTTGGACTTGGGACGGCAGTGCGCTTGAAGCAATTGGTGACCACCGGGTGGCGGGCGCTCGCTGTCGGGATGCTGTCCTGGCTGCTGATAGCGGTTCTAGCGTTGGGCGCGGTGGCACTGGGTTAGACGAACTCTGGAATTTCGCCGGGAGTCTGGTGAGTGGCCCCGAATTCAGCGGGGCGAGACTGGCGCGTTGCTGGCCACTGGAAATCGCAGGGCAAACTCCGTGCGACCTGGAACGCTGTCCACCGATAAGTCACCCTCGTTGGCCTCCACCAATGCGCGGGCGATAGCTAACCCCAACCCAGTGCCACCCGTGGCCGTCGACCGAGCGGTGCTGCCCTGGCTGAATCTGTCGAAAACCGTTGGTAGCAAGTCTGAACTTATCCCCGGGCCGGTATCGGTAATGGTCACGACGGCGTATCCAGCAGTTTCTCGAATTCTGAAGGTCACTAGGGTCCCCGCGGGGGTGTGCAGGCGCGCATTCGACAAGAGGTTGTTGAACACTTGCTGCAATTGCCTCTCATCACCGACGATTTCCACTGCAGCGGGCGGCAGATCCAATCGCCACACATGGTCCGCTCCGGCGATAGTGGCATCTGAGACAGACTCCACCGCCATCCTCGACATATCAATTGGCAGGCGAACTCCGGGCACTCCACTATCGAGCCGAGCGAGCAATAGCAGGTCATCAACCAACTCGCTGATGCGCACCGTGTGCGCAGCAATTCTGCCCAGTGAATGACACACCGTTATCGGGATCTGCTCACCCTGCGACAGAGCCAACTCGGTGTGACTTCGAATCACCGCCAGTGGCGTCCTGATTTCATGGCTCGCGTCAGCGACAAACTGTCGGAGCTGACTTTCAGTCCGGCTGCGCGCTGCGAGGGCAGCTGCGACGTGGCTCATCATCTTCTCGAAGGCTTGGGTGACCTGACCTATCTCTGTTCCAGGCGGAGCATGCGGCAGGTGCACCGGTTGGAGTGTGTCTTGCGTTGAGAGCGGCCGAGAGGCTACATCCAACGCCGAATCTGCGATGCGGTTGAGGGGCCGCAGGGTCAGGCGCACCGAGTAGGCAGCAACCACTGCGCCAACCAGCAGCACCCCGGCGAAGACCGCAATCTCCACTGCGAGAAGCCGCTTGATCACGTCGCTCACCGGATCCATCGGTAGGCCCGTAACCTGCACATCGCCGTCTTGGCCCGCCACGGTCTGAACCCGGTAGTCGCCGATTGATTCCAATGTAATCGTGGTAGCGCCGCCCGGTTGAGGCAGCGCAACCAAGGTCGCGGCATCCTTGGGCCCGAAAGTGATGGGTGCGCTGGTGCCATCCCGGGCGATAACCACGGCCTCACGGACTACGCCGCCCACCAATCGGACGCCGAGCGTCCCTACGTCTTGGCTTATCACTTTATTGTCGCCGTCACCGTCGGGCTTTCCCGGTTTCGGGAAACGGTGCTCCAAGGATGCTGAGTACCGGCCCCCTGCCGACTGCAGCTGTTCGTCAAGCCGAGTGGTGAGAAAGTGCTGCAGCGAAAGAGTTGTCACCCCTCCCACCACCGCGCACGCGAGAAACAGCAGCAGTAAAACTCCTGCGGTGAGCCTGAATCGCAGAGTCCTGCGAGCCCACCGGCTGTCGTTGTCCAGTGCGGTCATGTACTGGACCGCAGCATATATCCCAGACCTCGAACCGTCTGGATGAGAGGCGCTCGTCCGTTATCCAACTTCTTGCGGAGATAGGAGATATAGAGCTCGACGACGTGCGCTTGCCCGCCGAAGTCGTACTGCCAAACTCGGTCGAGAATCTGCGATTTCGAGAGCACTCGTTCTGGATTACGCAGCAGATATCGCAGTAATTCGAACTCGGTGGTGGTGAGGGCGATAACATCGCCACCGCGATGGACCAGGCGCGCGTCCTCGTCCATCGTCACATCCGCGTAGGCAAGACCAGACCTGGGCGTCCCCGCCGTTTCCAGAGCTGGTCGAGACAGCCGGCGCATCAGGCCGCGCAGGC includes:
- a CDS encoding pentapeptide repeat-containing protein, giving the protein MRTFFTPIPRERGRATRLVRRAALASLASLAALLIGSQAMASSAAPQACAPLSGVQMAKHVFTAAEVSQRPNFSCADLRGASFVGLRLGQVNFVGANLTGAKLAGAELSQANFSKANLTGADLAGADLVQATLVGANLTGSSLVGADLGQAEAGGAVFTGADLSKAKLTQTNLTNAVMDQTNLSGTSFMQATLTGATLEGATGVVRWDIYVAVGALALLTLLIIGFLVTALTRNLQGASLVRVLTFGILGRVSLVLGIHFLLGGLIGVFGTVLLGPVAQMCSGPQCAIGIDRGMQGTFIGVGLIVVSTFLMAFARPGRAWLPLAFFLPSFFELNS
- the kdpB gene encoding potassium-transporting ATPase subunit KdpB; this encodes MSTTSLTAPTDPHIEHDGTKKTSSGAFDLAHLVAALPGALRKLDPRQMWRNPVMFIVEVGAVLTTALAIAEPFTGGPQSSGGSEIPASFTWAIAGWLWLTVIFANLAEAVAEGRGKAQADSLRKTRTSTTAHRLQTYDAFTDAGAESAVVEPISSADLQLGDHVVVIAGELIPGDGDIVWGIASVDESAITGESAPVVRESGGDRSAVTGGTRVLSDRVVIQITSKPGETFVDRMIGLVEGASRQKTPNEIALNILLASLSIIFVVVALTLNPIAGYSAATVSIPVLVALLVCLIPTTIGALLSAIGIAGMDRLVQRNVLAMSGRAVEAAGDITTLLLDKTGTITYGNRQATEFVAMPGVSQGELIRAAALSSLSDPTPEGKSIVDLAIGCDVTANEPAAGEVVPFTAQTRMSGIDLAAGGQVRKGAGSAVMSWISESEPLTEPVQLALAERVELISNDGGTPLVVATKDADGAGRILGVVRLKDIVKEGIAERFSELRAMGIRTVMITGDNALTAKAIAAEAGIDDFLAEATPEDKLALIRKEQAGGNLVAMTGDGTNDAPALAQADVGVAMNTGTSAAKEAGNMVDLDSDPTKLIDIVRIGKQLLITRGALTTFSIANDIAKYFAVIPAMFAGVFPALDRLNIMSLSSPASAILSAIIFNAIIIVVLIPLALRGVKYRPASASKVLSRNLLVYGVGGIVAPFVGIKLIDLVVSLIPGF
- the kdpA gene encoding potassium-transporting ATPase subunit KdpA, with product MNIGATIAQAALLVVVLAVLYRPLGDYMAKTFTSRKDLRVERGFYRIIGVDSAAEQTWSAYFRGVLAFSVVGVLLVYGIQRLQAVLPYSLGFPPVPPGLSFNTAASFVTNTNWQSYSPDVTLGYVVQLFGLAVQNFVSAAVGIAVAIALVRGLVLRKSGTLGNFWVDLTRGTLRILLPLAIVSAVVLIAAGVIQNLNGFTDITTLSGGAQSLPGGPVASQEAIKELGTNGGGFFNANSSHPFENPNGWSNMFEIILMLAIPFSLPRTFGTIVGDRKQGYAILAVMSTIYVASLAALTIFESRGAGTATLLAGGAMEGKEQRFGIAASTLFGTTSTLTSTGAVNSMHDSYTAFGGMIPMLNMQLGEVAPGGVGSGLYGMLVLAVIAVFISGLLVGRTPEYLGKKIGPREIKLASLYILVMPTLVLVGTALSFGIPAIRSDVESTSILNPGLHGLSEVLYAFTSAANNNGSAFAGLTANTPWFNTALGLVMILGRFLPIVFVLALAGSLAKQDKVPATSGTLPTHRPLFVGLLIGVTLIITALTFFPVLALGPLAEGLS
- a CDS encoding phosphatase PAP2 family protein, giving the protein MDWPSWDQAFAAAFVSVVAWLLLRRLASTKGRAAAMRTCHEFAVLAGLYGMWRLARMLPITKEDGALDRARSIDHLQRALHLPAEISMQHFVVAHDWLARLVNAYYATIHVPALIIFLVWAFVRHRDHYPHWRNGLVAVTAGCLLIRFVRVAPPRFIPELGFVDLSQQYGLGVYGPVGTGVSDQFAAMPSIHVGWAAVVALGVFGMSDSRWRWVVLMHLPVTVFVVAATGHHWWLDGVVAVALLGFGLILDTRLRRRVSERRQDVSLQGAAK
- a CDS encoding potassium-transporting ATPase subunit F — translated: MTFFNFLAGALGIISVIYLVYALVKPEKF
- a CDS encoding sensor histidine kinase, whose product is MTALDNDSRWARRTLRFRLTAGVLLLLFLACAVVGGVTTLSLQHFLTTRLDEQLQSAGGRYSASLEHRFPKPGKPDGDGDNKVISQDVGTLGVRLVGGVVREAVVIARDGTSAPITFGPKDAATLVALPQPGGATTITLESIGDYRVQTVAGQDGDVQVTGLPMDPVSDVIKRLLAVEIAVFAGVLLVGAVVAAYSVRLTLRPLNRIADSALDVASRPLSTQDTLQPVHLPHAPPGTEIGQVTQAFEKMMSHVAAALAARSRTESQLRQFVADASHEIRTPLAVIRSHTELALSQGEQIPITVCHSLGRIAAHTVRISELVDDLLLLARLDSGVPGVRLPIDMSRMAVESVSDATIAGADHVWRLDLPPAAVEIVGDERQLQQVFNNLLSNARLHTPAGTLVTFRIRETAGYAVVTITDTGPGISSDLLPTVFDRFSQGSTARSTATGGTGLGLAIARALVEANEGDLSVDSVPGRTEFALRFPVASNAPVSPR
- the kdpC gene encoding potassium-transporting ATPase subunit KdpC yields the protein MSRFQASVRPYGVALRAMLVLTVGLGLLYPLVILGIGQTLFNKTANGSLVTVGDRAVGSSLIGQSFSDTDGNPLPQFFQPRPSAAGNGYDSSASGGSNFGPENADLIAAITKRKAEIAAFNNVDPASIPADALTASSSGLDPDISKEYALLQANRVAAARGIPLAQMQALVTDHIASRNLGFLGEETVNVLELNIALEQIGG
- a CDS encoding YeiH family protein, which gives rise to MNSSFESTPSAKKLHNSLPRWLPGLAASGVAALLAWGIHRLVPAIPLLTAAVALGILVAQLPQARSPLSGILAPGLSLSAKRLMRLGVVLLGLKLSVVDIFGLGWVSITCVIGVVLITFGATWWLGRIFRLPGHQPLLIATGFAICGASAIGAMSGVVKAKDEETATPVALVTLCGTLAIAVLPALWHPLGLTADEFGHWVGAGVHDVGQVVATAQIAGTSALAIAIVVKLTRVLMLAPMVSLAAIVVRRSTTSNTHSQRMPIMPLFVAGFLVAVLIRTFIPLPELALHIADAVQTALLAMALFGLGTAVRLKQLVTTGWRALAVGMLSWLLIAVLALGAVALG